In Desulfomonile tiedjei DSM 6799, a genomic segment contains:
- a CDS encoding metallophosphoesterase, translating to MSRGSVYFFTVSILLLLFQWFVFVSVRKYLFSKDQGLGIKSVLFGIGILAILNMVAVRLVFHPEPLAPDTLAKQIVSVIYYSYIGYVILLTLVFALIELVWLGWRIVDQLVRERKHAFSGLRQNEQFVKAAKSSDIGPEIEQETSTSLPMGDDSPVPARAPTVYSRIPETATRRAFLKWSAATGVVFATGYAGHGIAEAYQIPSVEQYDVSHPMLRGINRPLTFLHITDVHFGLFLWSEELERLVDNLNGLEADALILTGDIFHSSTTPVHRAVPILKRLKPRRFGNIAVMGNHEFYAGERRSAEALTESGFTLLRNRWMTCRADGCKFHIGGIDDPRKNWILGRTFPQISRFLNKAPHSGFRLLLSHRPQILPHAAEHGIDLILAGHTHGGQLIFPAPGAKRGLSMAGLVSEYTHGWYKEMGSRMYLNRGIGMSFLPWRINCSPEIALFRLKPQERPDEMTPVI from the coding sequence ATGTCAAGAGGCTCTGTGTATTTTTTTACAGTTTCAATTTTGTTGCTCCTGTTTCAATGGTTCGTTTTTGTATCCGTACGTAAGTACCTGTTCTCCAAAGACCAAGGCCTCGGAATAAAATCTGTTCTTTTCGGAATAGGAATCCTCGCAATCCTCAATATGGTGGCGGTCAGATTGGTGTTTCATCCTGAGCCTTTGGCTCCGGACACCCTGGCCAAACAGATAGTCTCCGTTATTTATTATTCGTATATCGGCTATGTGATTCTCTTGACCTTAGTATTCGCTCTCATTGAGCTGGTGTGGTTGGGCTGGAGAATTGTCGATCAGTTAGTAAGAGAGCGAAAGCATGCCTTTTCCGGGCTGCGACAGAACGAACAATTTGTAAAAGCCGCCAAATCGTCTGATATCGGTCCGGAAATCGAGCAGGAGACTTCGACAAGCTTGCCAATGGGAGATGACTCTCCGGTCCCTGCACGAGCGCCTACAGTGTATTCGAGGATCCCCGAAACGGCTACACGAAGGGCTTTCCTCAAATGGTCCGCGGCAACGGGAGTGGTCTTTGCAACGGGATATGCCGGACACGGCATAGCGGAAGCCTATCAAATCCCTTCTGTGGAACAGTACGATGTCAGTCACCCGATGCTTCGCGGCATTAATCGCCCTCTCACGTTTCTCCATATAACTGACGTGCACTTCGGTCTATTTCTCTGGAGCGAGGAATTGGAGCGACTTGTTGACAATCTCAATGGATTGGAAGCAGATGCTCTCATATTGACTGGCGACATTTTTCATTCTTCAACTACACCCGTACATAGAGCCGTCCCTATATTGAAGCGGCTCAAACCCAGGCGATTCGGCAATATAGCTGTTATGGGCAATCATGAGTTCTATGCAGGGGAAAGACGATCGGCCGAAGCTCTTACGGAAAGCGGATTTACACTCCTGCGAAACCGGTGGATGACGTGCCGGGCAGATGGTTGTAAATTCCATATTGGTGGGATTGACGATCCTCGCAAGAATTGGATCCTGGGAAGGACTTTTCCACAGATTTCCCGATTCTTGAACAAAGCGCCGCATTCAGGATTCCGATTGCTATTGTCTCACCGGCCTCAGATCCTTCCCCATGCTGCTGAACATGGTATTGACTTGATCCTGGCAGGGCATACTCACGGCGGCCAGCTTATATTTCCCGCACCCGGTGCAAAGAGGGGATTGAGTATGGCAGGGCTGGTATCCGAATACACTCATGGCTGGTACAAAGAGATGGGAAGCCGCATGTACCTGAATCGCGGGATCGGAATGAGTTTTCTTCCCTGGCGTATCAACTGCTCGCCTGAAATAGCGTTGTTTCGTTTGAAGCCGCAGGAACGACCTGACGAAATGACCCCTGTTATATGA
- a CDS encoding fused MFS/spermidine synthase → MQVRFLIYAIFFASGMSGLIYQVVWLRILSRTTGVTIHATAIVVAAFMAGLALGSFIFGRIIDKRNDALKVYALLELLIAGTVLIVPYLFAASVPLSSAVYGMTGESVTLTALFTGLVSFLILLVPTVLMGGTLPILTSYLVKQDHFFGKHLSLLYGINTWGAVMGVVLCGFFLIGLFGESAAVMVGVAINIGAAASAYLVYLKFGQPLVLEPQEAATTKPVTISPYSPEIRRAVLFVFAFSGFTALAYEVIWTRQLILFLENSIYAFSAMLAVFLAGISLGSIAVHKSADRMETPLFIFGILEFAIAGISLINLHLFQPLDSLFITDRMGWILPFAATVILVFPMTFAFGMIFPIAGRCYAEAVEQTGSWVGRLYAFNTVGGILGSLAAGFLLIPVLGAGKTVVLLALLNGALGILLVLLEPRKVPALACAGLSGLVILALMLFTVAGEDSFTAIIKKRINEGRLSHGYKMKIKTPPKIFFHEEGLEGTVTAFQVNNWKQLWINGIGMTKLCTETKLMAHLPLLFAEKPKSFLVICFGMGTTVRSAALYPQLDITAVELVSETFRTFKYFHPDSEDLLKKNNIHLVANDGRNHILLSPKTYDVITVDPAPPVWSARTVNLYTREFFELCKSRLNKNGAMCLWFPGSKHEADEIALQRTFSTVFPYCSVWGGPAGWGFYLIGTLRPVTPEQLDEHIASLYHNPSLVADLQEYDQSCATPEQLKGLLKVTDHEMDVMRDDTYIPVITDNFPFTEFFLWRQNSAE, encoded by the coding sequence ATGCAGGTAAGATTTCTCATTTATGCAATCTTTTTCGCCTCAGGGATGAGTGGGCTCATATATCAGGTGGTGTGGCTCAGGATACTCTCAAGAACCACGGGAGTGACAATCCATGCCACGGCCATAGTGGTTGCAGCATTCATGGCCGGCCTTGCACTGGGCAGTTTCATCTTCGGGAGGATAATCGACAAACGCAATGATGCCTTGAAGGTCTATGCACTCCTCGAATTGCTCATTGCTGGTACGGTGTTGATTGTGCCGTATCTTTTTGCTGCTTCTGTGCCCCTGTCCTCTGCCGTATATGGAATGACCGGCGAAAGCGTCACCTTGACCGCTCTTTTCACCGGTTTGGTTTCGTTCCTGATCCTCCTGGTTCCTACCGTTTTGATGGGAGGCACGCTGCCGATCCTGACCTCATATCTGGTCAAGCAAGACCACTTTTTCGGCAAGCACCTGAGTCTGCTGTACGGCATAAACACCTGGGGAGCTGTTATGGGCGTAGTCCTTTGCGGGTTCTTTCTCATAGGACTCTTCGGTGAATCCGCTGCGGTAATGGTGGGAGTGGCAATAAATATCGGAGCAGCCGCATCTGCATATCTTGTGTATTTGAAATTCGGACAACCTCTTGTCCTGGAGCCGCAGGAAGCGGCAACGACAAAACCGGTCACCATTTCCCCGTATTCACCGGAAATAAGGCGCGCGGTTCTTTTCGTATTTGCGTTCAGCGGATTCACAGCTCTCGCTTATGAGGTGATCTGGACACGACAACTCATATTGTTCCTCGAGAATTCGATATATGCTTTTTCGGCAATGCTGGCCGTGTTTTTGGCCGGTATTTCGCTGGGCAGCATTGCTGTCCACAAATCAGCCGACCGGATGGAGACGCCTCTCTTCATATTCGGCATTTTGGAGTTCGCTATTGCAGGCATATCTCTTATCAATCTGCACCTGTTCCAGCCGCTGGACAGCCTCTTCATCACCGATCGAATGGGATGGATTCTTCCGTTTGCAGCCACGGTGATCCTGGTATTTCCCATGACGTTCGCTTTTGGCATGATATTCCCCATTGCGGGCCGGTGTTATGCGGAAGCTGTGGAACAAACAGGCTCCTGGGTGGGAAGGCTCTATGCCTTCAACACGGTCGGCGGCATTCTCGGGTCACTGGCAGCAGGATTCTTGCTGATTCCCGTGCTGGGTGCAGGCAAAACGGTTGTCCTCTTGGCTCTGCTCAATGGAGCCCTCGGTATACTGCTGGTGCTGCTTGAGCCGCGAAAAGTTCCGGCATTGGCCTGTGCAGGTTTATCAGGGCTGGTGATTTTGGCTTTAATGCTGTTCACCGTAGCGGGTGAAGACTCGTTTACAGCGATTATCAAGAAGCGAATCAATGAGGGCAGGTTGTCCCACGGGTACAAAATGAAAATAAAGACTCCGCCAAAAATCTTCTTTCATGAAGAAGGTTTGGAAGGAACTGTGACAGCCTTTCAGGTTAACAACTGGAAACAGCTCTGGATCAACGGGATTGGTATGACCAAGCTGTGCACGGAAACCAAACTCATGGCTCATTTGCCGCTGCTCTTCGCGGAAAAACCGAAGAGTTTTCTTGTCATCTGCTTCGGCATGGGCACTACGGTCAGATCGGCGGCTCTATACCCGCAGCTTGACATTACCGCGGTTGAGCTGGTTTCGGAAACGTTTAGAACCTTCAAATACTTCCATCCGGATTCGGAAGACCTCCTGAAAAAGAACAATATCCACCTGGTCGCGAATGACGGGCGGAATCATATTCTGCTTTCACCCAAAACGTACGATGTCATTACCGTAGATCCTGCTCCTCCCGTCTGGAGCGCTCGAACGGTCAACCTCTACACACGTGAATTCTTTGAACTGTGTAAATCGCGACTGAACAAAAATGGCGCAATGTGCCTCTGGTTTCCGGGAAGCAAGCATGAAGCCGATGAAATCGCGCTCCAGAGGACGTTTAGTACGGTTTTCCCCTATTGCAGTGTCTGGGGAGGGCCCGCTGGATGGGGCTTCTACCTCATTGGCACCCTGAGGCCGGTCACTCCGGAACAACTGGACGAACATATCGCCTCTCTGTACCATAACCCGTCCCTGGTCGCGGATCTTCAAGAATATGACCAGTCCTGTGCCACTCCGGAGCAGTTGAAAGGGTTGCTCAAAGTAACAGATCACGAAATGGACGTAATGCGAGACGATACGTATATTCCAGTGATCACGGATAATTTTCCTTTTACTGAGTTCTTCCTCTGGAGACAGAATTCTGCAGAGTAG
- a CDS encoding efflux RND transporter periplasmic adaptor subunit, protein MPRKNSKFRLVGILLVISVVLLAGGVYWVKGGFASKPKKTYKTAKVLKRDLGATVQATGIVKAVVGAEVKVGARTPGKVVELPINVGDKVVQGQVIATIEQEDLIAKVKLQEALLAEAEAEESRLSKDYERDKQLHAVQSISVQKFDQTEALYAIARARLLKAKAELDLAKTQLSYAIITAPIKGTVASVNTIQGETVTTGLNAPTFIKIIDLDRLEVLAYVDENDIGKVRVGQDSIFTVAAHPATEFKGKVTSIYPSATIQDNVVYYITSVSVDNREGKLMPDMTTNVLIFLEQRKGVLTVPNKAIQREGHRKFVLALEKGMPDKRYVEVGWKDASHTEVLEGLREGDLVVLGDANKK, encoded by the coding sequence ATGCCACGTAAAAATTCCAAATTCAGGCTCGTGGGAATTCTCCTGGTTATCTCGGTCGTTCTCCTCGCTGGAGGTGTGTACTGGGTGAAAGGTGGATTCGCGAGCAAACCCAAAAAAACTTATAAAACGGCAAAGGTCCTCAAGCGCGATCTTGGCGCAACAGTCCAGGCCACGGGAATCGTAAAAGCCGTGGTGGGAGCGGAAGTCAAAGTTGGCGCGAGAACCCCGGGAAAAGTCGTGGAGTTGCCCATCAACGTGGGAGACAAAGTCGTCCAGGGACAGGTGATCGCAACCATTGAACAGGAAGATCTTATCGCGAAAGTGAAACTGCAGGAAGCTCTTCTCGCGGAGGCTGAAGCCGAAGAGTCACGCCTGTCGAAGGACTATGAACGTGACAAGCAATTGCATGCAGTTCAGTCCATCTCGGTTCAGAAGTTCGATCAAACCGAAGCCCTGTATGCCATAGCAAGAGCAAGGCTACTCAAAGCCAAAGCAGAACTCGATCTTGCCAAGACTCAGCTATCCTATGCCATTATAACCGCGCCGATTAAAGGGACCGTGGCTTCGGTAAACACTATACAAGGCGAGACTGTCACTACGGGGCTCAATGCGCCGACTTTTATCAAGATCATAGATCTGGATCGGCTCGAAGTGCTGGCCTATGTCGATGAAAACGATATCGGCAAAGTTCGGGTAGGGCAGGATTCCATTTTCACGGTAGCAGCGCATCCTGCTACAGAATTTAAGGGTAAAGTTACATCCATTTATCCGTCAGCTACCATCCAGGATAATGTGGTCTATTACATCACCTCCGTTAGCGTGGATAACAGAGAAGGGAAGTTGATGCCGGACATGACCACAAATGTGCTCATTTTCCTCGAGCAACGCAAAGGAGTTCTCACTGTCCCGAACAAAGCCATCCAGCGGGAAGGACACAGAAAATTTGTGCTCGCCCTGGAGAAAGGAATGCCCGATAAGCGCTATGTGGAAGTGGGTTGGAAAGATGCGTCCCATACTGAAGTGCTGGAAGGGCTGCGTGAGGGTGATCTTGTGGTCCTCGGGGATGCAAACAAGAAATAA
- a CDS encoding ABC transporter ATP-binding protein, producing the protein MIRVENLSKVFQKDRLEVRVLQDISLSISEGEFVSIMAPSGMGKSTLLNILGCLDKPTGGVYILDGVPVQDMDDDQLSNIRNQKIGFVFQSFHLLPRMTAWENVILPLIYSDIETDMKERAVQVLSSVGLADRVDHLPRELSGGQQQRVAIARALINSPRIILADEPTGNLDSASGQEVMRIFRDLHAAGTTLIIVTHDVEVANQADRIISMKDGSISSDRLTESKTAEVPR; encoded by the coding sequence ATGATACGAGTCGAAAATCTCTCAAAAGTGTTTCAAAAGGACCGATTAGAAGTCCGGGTGCTCCAGGACATCTCCCTTTCCATCAGCGAAGGGGAGTTCGTTTCGATAATGGCACCGTCCGGAATGGGCAAGAGCACTCTGTTGAACATTCTGGGGTGTCTGGATAAACCGACTGGAGGGGTGTACATCCTTGACGGAGTCCCGGTTCAGGATATGGACGACGATCAGCTCTCCAACATAAGAAACCAGAAGATCGGGTTCGTGTTCCAATCCTTCCATCTGCTTCCAAGGATGACCGCATGGGAAAACGTTATTCTTCCCCTCATCTACAGTGACATAGAAACGGACATGAAGGAACGAGCGGTCCAAGTGTTGTCTTCAGTCGGACTTGCCGACAGAGTCGATCATCTGCCAAGGGAATTGTCCGGCGGCCAGCAGCAGCGGGTGGCTATTGCCAGAGCACTTATCAACTCGCCGCGAATAATACTTGCCGACGAACCCACAGGAAACCTTGACTCGGCATCCGGTCAAGAAGTCATGCGAATATTCCGCGATTTGCACGCGGCTGGAACCACTTTGATCATCGTGACCCATGACGTGGAAGTTGCCAATCAGGCAGATCGTATTATTTCCATGAAGGACGGCAGCATTTCCAGCGATCGACTTACCGAAAGCAAAACTGCGGAGGTGCCGAGATGA
- a CDS encoding ABC transporter permease has protein sequence MRMLRVVKQALNAMMENKIRTFLMMLGVIIGVATLTLIASSVVGARADVMGKVERWGLDQIMIMAGAGRKPGVPQPIPTTLRVEDAQAMMSEIENVKDVSPQINRRDFPAKYGNKSTYGVLVAANPNWSSVWSTTAENGRFLSQDDSSKLARVVVIGKTIQKDLFEDEDPVGKQIILGTNPFEVIGVLEPRGTAAVGVDMDSRMVIPLSTGQKRVFNQDYLLMIKVVFHDASQMTDSVEDVRALLRERHNLQAGVEDDFTIVTPTHVMNIASKLSSTFSIFLVLVSGISLIVGAIVIANIMFIAVNERRSEIGIRRAIGARKRDILLQFLFESVSVAAIGGIIGIILGLTGLKLLSGVMKMPSAILWQPIVLALVSAIIVGLLAGIQPAKKAANLNPIDALR, from the coding sequence ATGAGAATGCTCCGTGTGGTAAAACAAGCTCTGAATGCCATGATGGAGAATAAGATCCGGACATTTCTCATGATGCTTGGCGTTATCATTGGTGTGGCAACACTGACGCTCATCGCCTCGTCCGTTGTCGGAGCCAGAGCAGATGTTATGGGCAAAGTCGAAAGATGGGGACTCGATCAAATTATGATCATGGCCGGGGCAGGAAGAAAGCCAGGAGTCCCTCAGCCTATTCCCACAACACTCAGGGTTGAAGATGCTCAGGCAATGATGTCTGAGATAGAAAACGTTAAAGATGTGAGCCCACAGATCAACCGCAGAGATTTCCCTGCAAAATACGGGAACAAGAGCACTTACGGCGTGCTTGTTGCGGCCAATCCCAATTGGTCGTCCGTCTGGAGCACGACTGCGGAAAACGGTAGATTCCTTTCACAGGATGATAGCAGTAAGCTCGCTCGGGTGGTCGTGATAGGAAAAACGATTCAGAAGGATCTCTTTGAAGACGAGGACCCGGTAGGGAAACAGATTATCCTGGGAACCAATCCTTTTGAAGTCATCGGTGTTCTCGAACCTCGTGGAACCGCCGCAGTTGGGGTCGACATGGATAGTCGCATGGTCATACCTCTTTCAACCGGCCAAAAGAGAGTATTCAATCAAGACTACCTGCTTATGATAAAGGTGGTTTTCCACGATGCTTCACAAATGACGGATAGCGTCGAAGACGTTCGTGCTCTCCTCCGGGAACGACACAATCTCCAGGCCGGAGTGGAGGACGATTTCACCATTGTCACGCCAACCCATGTGATGAATATTGCGTCCAAACTGTCTTCCACCTTCAGCATCTTTCTCGTGCTTGTGTCCGGCATATCTCTTATCGTAGGAGCCATTGTTATAGCGAATATCATGTTTATAGCCGTGAACGAGAGAAGATCCGAAATCGGCATTCGCAGGGCAATAGGGGCCCGTAAAAGAGACATCCTCCTCCAGTTTCTCTTTGAAAGCGTGAGTGTCGCTGCTATTGGAGGCATTATCGGTATCATCCTCGGGCTGACAGGATTAAAGCTGCTTTCAGGTGTCATGAAGATGCCGTCGGCCATTCTCTGGCAACCTATCGTTCTGGCGCTCGTCAGCGCAATCATCGTCGGGCTTTTGGCTGGGATTCAACCTGCCAAGAAGGCTGCCAATCTGAACCCGATCGACGCGTTGAGGTAA
- a CDS encoding ABC transporter permease — MRTTHVRGFHIALKSLMGHPMRVALAVLAIMIGVGSVIIMVGIGRGAEDDVRQRIESMGTNLIVVSAGPSRSVKGQLGSLRIMTTLTLKDAAAIGEECPSVREVAPAYSKKLAIKFENVSYSTRVVGATPSIQSIRNISIEHGAFFDDEENRLMAPIAVVGPTVVQNLFLGRDPIGESIRIGKVLFKVIGVTVPKGNVSGEDEDDQIIVPLRTAMNRLMNVTYLSNIFVEATDFENIHIAETEIRVLLRERHRLREGRDNDFTIQNQADVIETQGSVAKTFSLLVASIAAVSLLIGGVGILGVMLLSIRERVSEIGIRRAVGARRRDILTQFLAESAFLGIVGGVAGLMSGVAVSWGIGYFSGMPVVLVPEYVVLSLVFSLATGLIFGIYPAWKAAGLDPIDALNTRT; from the coding sequence GTGCGAACGACGCATGTGCGAGGCTTCCACATTGCCTTGAAATCCCTGATGGGTCACCCCATGAGAGTCGCTCTCGCTGTGCTCGCCATTATGATCGGAGTAGGTTCCGTAATCATTATGGTCGGAATCGGGAGAGGCGCTGAAGACGATGTTCGTCAAAGAATAGAGAGCATGGGTACGAACCTGATAGTGGTGAGCGCAGGACCGTCCAGGTCTGTCAAGGGACAATTGGGAAGCCTCAGAATCATGACGACCCTTACGTTGAAGGATGCTGCTGCTATCGGAGAAGAGTGCCCGTCCGTTCGTGAGGTTGCCCCGGCATATTCCAAGAAGCTTGCCATCAAATTCGAAAATGTGAGCTACAGCACTCGCGTCGTGGGGGCCACTCCGTCAATTCAGTCCATACGAAATATCTCGATTGAACACGGCGCATTTTTTGATGATGAAGAAAACAGGCTCATGGCTCCGATTGCGGTGGTCGGGCCCACGGTCGTACAGAATCTTTTTCTGGGCCGCGATCCCATAGGAGAATCCATACGAATCGGCAAAGTGCTGTTCAAAGTGATAGGTGTGACAGTCCCCAAAGGAAATGTGTCAGGTGAAGATGAGGACGATCAGATTATTGTTCCATTACGAACAGCTATGAATAGGCTTATGAACGTCACGTACCTGAGCAATATATTCGTCGAAGCTACAGATTTTGAGAACATTCATATCGCAGAGACCGAAATTAGAGTGCTCTTGAGGGAGCGACATCGACTGCGAGAAGGAAGAGACAACGATTTTACCATTCAGAACCAGGCCGATGTGATTGAAACTCAGGGCTCGGTAGCCAAAACCTTCAGCCTGTTGGTGGCAAGTATCGCTGCAGTCTCCCTCCTCATAGGCGGAGTCGGAATACTTGGGGTCATGCTCCTTTCCATCCGGGAAAGAGTCAGCGAAATCGGCATTCGTCGCGCTGTAGGTGCAAGACGGAGAGATATACTTACCCAGTTTCTCGCTGAATCTGCCTTCCTCGGCATAGTAGGCGGCGTTGCCGGTCTGATGTCAGGTGTTGCCGTTTCATGGGGAATAGGATATTTCTCGGGAATGCCGGTGGTCCTGGTTCCTGAATATGTAGTGCTCTCGCTGGTCTTCTCTCTTGCGACCGGGTTGATTTTCGGGATTTATCCCGCATGGAAAGCTGCCGGGCTCGATCCGATTGACGCCCTCAACACCAGGACCTAA
- a CDS encoding FAD-binding oxidoreductase, with protein sequence MKTDFVKRLIEICGSEHVLRSPEAIELYSRCTIPWSRTCGAVALPDNVDQVSRIVQLCNEYGTPVWTFSRGHNWGYGTVLALQQGALILILRRMNRIHEVNEELCYAVVEPGVSQGQLNGYLKSKGFNLWIDCTDSSPDGSLIGNALDKGVGYTPYGDHFGNLCGMEVVLANGQVVTTGGVSKQCPTRHIYQWGVGPCIDGLFAQSSLGIVTKAGLWLMPKPEAFEMFVIGISDPKPLAPVIDAQRKLALRGIISHCHGFNAFLALARSIGYPSHLLDGKQLLDKEVIEQLAAEQGLPPWTFVGGIYGTSRQVRTNKREIAKYLSRLGHLVFIGELSQKSLNRIVEGVRRPGFHGAFYRGLKSFLHLFVDRISTKTIESLLALYPILRGEPNEDILAAAYFKNKERQPKENLDPARDACGLIFFAPILPAIGNEIQVFLQNIERICSSNHFETAVLLIQSNPRTFIVLVPLFFDRTNAEEAERCQRTYDQLCEFLKIHHYQQYRCTTPQMDNILQDNPSYQDFMKKIKLAIDPNHIIAAGRYGV encoded by the coding sequence ATGAAGACCGATTTTGTAAAACGCCTGATTGAGATTTGCGGTTCCGAACATGTCTTGCGCTCGCCTGAAGCTATCGAGCTATATTCCAGATGTACTATTCCCTGGTCTCGGACCTGTGGAGCTGTGGCTCTTCCCGATAACGTCGATCAGGTTTCACGGATCGTTCAACTGTGTAATGAGTACGGAACTCCTGTCTGGACTTTCAGTCGGGGACATAATTGGGGTTACGGAACTGTACTTGCTCTGCAACAAGGCGCTTTGATCCTTATCCTCAGAAGAATGAACAGGATTCACGAGGTCAATGAAGAACTCTGTTATGCGGTGGTCGAGCCAGGTGTAAGCCAGGGCCAGCTCAACGGATATCTTAAAAGCAAAGGCTTCAACCTGTGGATTGATTGCACGGATTCGTCTCCCGACGGTAGTCTTATTGGCAATGCTCTCGATAAAGGAGTCGGCTATACTCCCTACGGCGATCATTTCGGTAATCTTTGCGGTATGGAAGTTGTTCTTGCCAACGGACAAGTTGTCACCACTGGGGGAGTATCGAAACAATGCCCAACTCGACATATCTACCAGTGGGGTGTGGGGCCCTGTATTGACGGACTCTTTGCTCAATCCAGTTTGGGAATTGTCACGAAAGCGGGCCTGTGGCTTATGCCCAAACCGGAAGCATTCGAAATGTTCGTAATAGGCATCTCTGATCCAAAACCTCTTGCGCCGGTAATCGATGCACAACGAAAATTAGCCCTGAGAGGAATCATCAGCCATTGCCACGGATTCAATGCTTTTCTGGCACTGGCTCGTTCGATTGGGTATCCGAGCCACCTTCTTGATGGAAAGCAACTTTTAGATAAAGAAGTGATTGAGCAGTTAGCTGCCGAACAAGGACTGCCGCCTTGGACCTTTGTCGGAGGAATATATGGGACTTCTCGACAGGTTAGGACCAACAAACGCGAAATCGCAAAGTATCTTTCGAGGTTGGGGCATCTCGTCTTTATCGGTGAGCTTTCACAAAAATCATTGAATCGGATAGTTGAGGGAGTTCGCAGACCAGGCTTTCATGGGGCTTTTTATCGGGGGCTGAAATCCTTTCTGCATTTGTTTGTTGACAGAATATCCACAAAGACGATCGAGTCTCTATTAGCTTTGTATCCAATCCTTAGAGGTGAACCAAACGAGGATATCTTGGCCGCTGCCTATTTCAAAAATAAGGAGCGACAACCCAAGGAGAATTTAGATCCAGCTCGAGATGCATGTGGACTTATTTTCTTTGCTCCCATTTTGCCAGCCATAGGAAATGAGATTCAAGTCTTCCTACAAAATATCGAGCGGATTTGTAGTAGCAATCATTTTGAAACTGCCGTCCTACTTATTCAGTCAAATCCGAGAACCTTCATTGTGCTCGTTCCGTTGTTTTTCGATCGAACAAATGCAGAAGAAGCAGAGCGCTGCCAGAGAACCTACGATCAACTTTGCGAATTTCTTAAAATACACCACTACCAGCAGTACCGGTGCACTACCCCTCAAATGGATAACATTCTCCAGGACAATCCATCCTATCAAGATTTCATGAAGAAGATAAAACTGGCCATAGACCCCAACCACATCATTGCAGCGGGGAGGTATGGAGTCTAG
- a CDS encoding 50S ribosomal protein L11 methyltransferase, which produces MMAPETTLIVYEIEGDIRDNLDDPPFSFVGLWNEDDASYLFFTEIQDAYMDACLSRSGCKLRCRHSTKYSEWQDAIPEEGRTVGNLIFVRDNHGSPPRGALLLDPSVIFGDGSHPTTVTCIEFMHEIITENSIESFLDLGTGTGILAVAAAAMGVERITAVDMNSLAVKTAAKNVDVNGFSNRIEVIEADAAQFFRASYDLVVGNLPFEVLQNIATNGTIGHSKCWVISGVSRDQGGILESLFVRNGFRRSGFRSIPPWVTMVFHRTI; this is translated from the coding sequence ATGATGGCACCGGAAACAACTCTCATCGTCTATGAAATCGAAGGTGACATCCGCGACAATTTGGACGATCCTCCTTTCTCATTTGTAGGTCTCTGGAATGAAGATGATGCCTCTTATCTCTTCTTCACCGAGATACAGGACGCATATATGGATGCCTGTCTGTCTCGAAGTGGCTGCAAATTACGATGCCGCCATTCTACGAAATACTCTGAATGGCAAGATGCAATCCCGGAGGAAGGCCGAACAGTCGGCAACTTGATATTTGTGAGGGACAATCACGGCTCTCCACCGCGTGGAGCTTTACTTCTGGATCCCTCGGTAATCTTTGGGGACGGTTCTCACCCCACTACCGTGACCTGCATTGAATTCATGCACGAGATAATTACGGAGAATTCGATCGAGTCTTTCCTGGACTTAGGCACAGGAACCGGAATTCTGGCCGTCGCGGCTGCAGCAATGGGCGTTGAACGAATCACCGCAGTGGACATGAACAGCCTTGCGGTGAAGACGGCCGCGAAAAATGTTGACGTGAACGGCTTCAGCAATCGGATCGAGGTGATTGAGGCCGATGCGGCACAGTTTTTCAGGGCGAGTTACGATCTGGTTGTGGGAAACCTTCCTTTCGAAGTACTTCAAAATATTGCAACTAACGGAACAATCGGGCATTCTAAATGCTGGGTGATTTCCGGTGTAAGTAGAGATCAGGGCGGGATTCTTGAAAGCCTGTTCGTCCGGAACGGTTTTCGGCGTAGTGGATTTCGGTCAATTCCGCCGTGGGTAACAATGGTTTTTCACAGGACAATTTAA
- a CDS encoding (Fe-S)-binding protein — MLIKSFSTEFFRPKCNPGFVSVHCVAHLDGDISEALPYVNSALGGGGDYVRSPPTLTLRVHGKLIALHSRDIFVNAIKDEDEADKILAWLKKEINEAWANRDSITPCYEKAPEPRMIDILKLLPKTNCGKCGEPTCMVFALKAVEGVKGAVDCPDMSNDKRSALEVYLSQFTLSI; from the coding sequence TTGCTAATCAAGAGCTTTTCGACTGAATTCTTTCGGCCGAAGTGCAACCCGGGATTTGTCTCTGTGCACTGTGTAGCCCATTTGGATGGCGATATTTCAGAAGCGCTTCCTTACGTGAATTCCGCATTGGGCGGAGGCGGAGATTACGTAAGATCGCCTCCAACGCTCACGCTACGGGTTCATGGAAAGCTCATAGCGCTCCACAGTCGGGACATATTTGTGAACGCAATCAAAGATGAAGACGAAGCGGACAAGATCCTGGCATGGCTGAAAAAAGAGATAAACGAAGCCTGGGCAAATCGCGATAGCATTACACCCTGTTATGAAAAAGCCCCTGAACCTCGTATGATCGACATCCTGAAACTGCTTCCCAAGACAAATTGTGGGAAGTGCGGTGAACCTACATGTATGGTTTTTGCCCTCAAGGCGGTGGAAGGAGTAAAAGGGGCAGTTGATTGTCCTGATATGTCCAATGACAAAAGGAGTGCTTTGGAAGTTTACTTGTCTCAATTCACTCTTAGCATTTGA